In the Festucalex cinctus isolate MCC-2025b chromosome 10, RoL_Fcin_1.0, whole genome shotgun sequence genome, one interval contains:
- the r3hdm4 gene encoding R3H domain-containing protein 4, protein MVVLTKHNEEQDYILIEERKCTSLPNSPAKRTCPSKKKQFYINQAIRNSDLTPRAKGKKSLRRQENTRYLANLLERDDECPKEELEVCSSPAIPSIFTEAWTNDNYIEPWSDFMNCSGEEQERLLSLLEQEVAKKKLGSCVPKDQRNVYPAFTAQECFRRIDRRLRTTLRRKQIPMGTLEVLEENLLSFFLAQPHSVYTTNLNSSFERLLLHAVCQYMDLVSSSSDLNGSRQTEVVNKQEDFLPPVLLLSAFLDQRC, encoded by the exons ATGGTCGTTTTGACGAAACACAATGAAGAGCAGGATTATAT CCTGATCGAGGAGCGTAAATGCACCTCCCTGCCCAATTCTCCAGCCAAGCGAACATGTCCCAGCAAAAAGAAGCAGTTCTATATCAACCAAGCCATCCGCAATTCTGACCTCACGCCACGTGCCAAAGGCAAGAAGAGTTTGCGCCGACAAGAGAACA CACGCTACCTTGCCAATCTTCTTGAGAGGGATGACGAGTGTCCCAAAGAAGAACTGGAAGTTTGCAGTAGTCCGGCAATTCCGTCTATCTTCACGGAGGCCTGGACCAATGACAACTACATCGAG CCATGGAGTGACTTCATGAATTGCTCTGGAGAAGAGCAGGAGAGGCTTTTGTCTCTGCTTGAGCAGGAGGTGGCCAAGAAGAAACTTGGCAGTTGTGTCCCTAAAGACCAGAGGAATG TATACCCTGCCTTCACCGCTCAGGAATGTTTCCGGAGAATCGACCGGAGACTACGAACAACTCTGAGAAGGAAACAAATCCCTATG GGAACACTGGAAGTGCTTGAAGAAAACCTTCTGAGCTTCTTCCTTGCTCAGCCTCATTCAGTTTATACTACCAACCTCAACAGCAG CTTTGAAAGGCTGCTGCTCCATGCCGTCTGCCAGTACATGGACCTCGTCTCTTCAA GCAGTGACTTGAATGGGTCTCGTCAGACCGAAGTGGTGAACAAACAGGAGGACTTCCTGCCTCCCGTCCTTCTGCTGTCGGCCTTTTTGGACCAAAGATGCTAA